The Deinococcus terrestris genomic sequence CCGCGACCACGCTGTCGAGGGCGAAATTCTTGACCTCCCCCTCCAGGCGGTGGTCGGTCACGCGGTTTTGCGGGTAGTTGTAGGTGCGAATCTTCTCGCTTCTCTCGCCCGTGCCGACCTGCGCGGCGCGGGTCTGACGTTCTTCCGCCTCACGCGCGGCCCGCTCACGCTCAGCGAGGCGAGCCGAGAGGACTTGCAGCGCCTTTTCGCGGTTCTTGATCTGCGAGCGGCCGTCCTGGCAGACGACCACGATCTCGTCGGGCGTTCCGGCACGGTACACCGCCCGCACCGCCGAGTCGGTGGTGTTCACGCCCTGCCCGCCCGCCCCCTGCGAGCGGAACACGTCGATGCGGACCTCCGAGAGGTCGAGGGTGACCTCGCCCGTTTCCACCTGTGGCAGCACGGCGACCGTCACCGTGCTCGTATGGATGCGGCCCTGCGACTCGGTGGCGGGGACGCGCTGGACCCGGTGGACACCGCGCTCCCACTTCAGGGCGCGGAAGGCGAACTCGCCCGTCACCTCCGCGACCACCCGGCTCGCCCCGCCCAGGTCGCTCTCGGAGGCCTCCAGCACGTTGAGTTTCAGACCCGCTCCCTCGGCGTAGCGGGTGTACATCCGCAGCAGGTCGACCGCGAAGAGGCCCGCCTCCGCGCCCCCGGCCCCGGCCCGCAGCTCCAGAATCACGTCGCGGGCGTCGTCGGGGTCGGTGGGAAGGAGGAGCACTTCCAGCTCGGCGTCCAGCTCGATCAGCCGCGCGGTGAGGCTCTCGACCTCCCCGGCGGCGAGTTCGCGCAGTTCGGGGTCGGCCAGCAGCTCGCGGGCCTGGGCGAGCGCCCCCGCCACTTCCGCCCGCTCGCGGTGCAGGGTCACGACCGGAGTCAGTTCGCGGTGACGGCGGGTCAGGCGGGTGTACTCGGCGGGGTTGGCGAGGACAGAGGGGTCGCCCATCGCCCGCTCGATATGAGAGAACTCGGCCGCCAGTTCCTCCAGGCGGCCGCCCTGGGCACCGCTTACCACGGCGGCCCAGCGCAGAACAGAACAGGGGTGGACACAGGCTTCATGGGGGCAGTCTACTGTCCGGCCCCCCGCGCGACCGGAAGGCAGGCAACAGGCCCGCAGCGTGCACACTGAAGCGGTGCAGACTGAAACAGCGAACAACGGGGGAACGCGGCGGGTGACGGTAGGGCTGCTGGGCTGCGGCACGGTGGGGCAAAACGTGCTGCGCCTGCTGGAGCGGCGGCGGGGCGTCTTCGCCTCCATGGGTGTGGAGGTCGAGGTCGCGGGCGTGCTCGTGCGCGACCTGACCCGAGAGCGGGACGTGCCGCCAGGAACGCCCCTGCGCGACGACCCCGCCTTCTTGCAGGAGTGCGCGGTCGTCATCGAGGCGCTGGGAGGCATCGAGGCGCCGCTGGCGCTGCTCTCACCCTACCTGCGAAGCGGGCGGCCCGTCATCACCGCGAACAAGGCGCTGCTCGCCGAACGCTGGGACGACCTCCGCGAGCACGCCCTCGCCGGACGGCTCTACTACGAGGCGGCGGTGATGGCCGGAACGCCCGTCATCGGCCCGATGAGCACGGTGCTGCGGGCGAGTACCTTCATCCGCCTTCAGGCCGTGCTGAATGGGACCTGCAACTATGTCCTCTCGCAGATGGAGGCCGGGAAGCCCTACGCCGACGCCCTCGCGCAGGCCCAGGCCCTCGGGTACGCGGAGGACCCGCCCACGCTGGATGTCGGCGGCTTTGACACCGCCCACAAGCTGACCGTACTGGCCCGCTTCTGTGCCCACGGGGACTTTCCGTATTCGGCGGTGGACATTCAGGGCATCGAGGGCGTGACGCTGGAGCACGTGCAGGAGGCGAAGGCCGCCGGGCAGCGCATCAAGCTGGTGGCCGAACTGAGCCCGGATGGGGACGGCTGGCACGCCCAGGTCGCGCCCCAGCGCCTGCCCATGACCCACCCCCTGTGCAACGAGGGAGCCAGCCGCAACGCGCTGGTGTACGAGGGCGAGGAATGCGGGCCGCTGATCTTCGCCGGGGGCGGGGCGGGTGGGATGGTCACCGCTTCGGCGATGGTGGGCGACCTGCTGGACTGGGTGATCGGCTTTCCGGGGCACGTGCCGCTGCACTGAGCGCGTGGGAAAGCGAACAGGACGCCGCATCAAAACGGCGTCCTGTTCATGGTGGTGGAGGCTAAGAGATTCGAACTCTTGACCCTCCGCTTGCAAAGTCTAAATAGGGGTGTTTCGGCCTGTTCTCCACTTTTCGTCCTGTCTCGTTTTATGCGTCCTGGCGCGGCTCCCTTGCCCGGTCAACTTTCCGCTTCGTTCATAGAATACCGCTGTATGCTTCCCCGTTTTGGGGATGTTTTGGGGATGAGGCGCAACGCCAGAGACAGAATGAAACGCAGTGGACATTACTGCCCCCTAGCGGGTAGGATGTGCCGCAATGAGCGCCAGGACACGCGGAGATAACACGGGGAACACGCTTGAGGCGTTTTCCCTTTCCGCTATTCCCGTATTCCATAAGGTCCGCCTTATGGAGCGGGGACACATCCGGCGGCGGATTGTGGCGGGGGACGGTCCCGGGAACCTCGAGGAAATCCAGCAGGAAGTCAGGACATTTACTTTCCCCGGTCCGGTGGGGGCCTGTTCCGCCGAGGGACTCGAGTTCCCGGACGCCGAGCAGGACCGGGCGCGAGTGCTGGCGCAGGTGAATGGCCCCACCCAGAGCGATAAGTTTTATTGGACCTGCAAACAGGTACGGGCGGCAATTCCCATTCCGACAAACGCCCGCGTGTGGGGCATGTGGCGTACTTCGCCCCGCCGAGCTGCTCGGAAGTGGAAGGCTCGAGCCTTCCCACTGTTTAACCGCCTCGAGGTGTCCACCGGGCTGCTGTTAGAGGCGGCAGACGCCCTCAAGCTGAGTAAGCAGGACCCCCAGGGGACAAACTCCCCAGCGGCTTATCTGGCCGCCTTCCCCGCAGAAGTCATGAACCGGGTTAGGGGAAACTCCCCCAGGTGGCGGGGGGCGCAGAATCACAAGCGCAGGAACTACGCCTATACGCGCCGCGCTATCAAAACTCCGCCCCGCCCCCGCCCGGTAGTAGTGGGGCGGGCACAGTCGCGGATTCGGCAGATATTGGGATGCGATTCGCCGGGGGCGTATGCCCGGGCGCACCTCACCCTTTCCCGCGCTGCGGTGGGTAAACATCGCACGCTGGCCCACCTTGCCACGGCATTTATCCGCCGGGTTCGGCAGCTTGCCCGAGTTGACCTAAACGCCCTCCGGGTTCTGCTCCGCACACTCCGGGAACTCCGCGCCGAGTTGGGTACGTTTGCTGGATACGTCGGGCAACTGTACGCGGAAACCTTCCGTATCTACCTTGAGGCTCTCTCTAAGCGGGAACCCCCCGCCGAGCAGGTCCCCCGCCCCCCGGACCTGCTCCCGCTCCCGCCCGCTGCTCCCCTAGCTCCCCCCGCCGCATAACTGGCGGTGGGCCTCCCGCCTCGAGCGCCTCCGGCTGCTCGGCGTGGCCCCATTAGCTCCCGGAAACGGGACGCCCTCTATTCCTTGCCCGCATGACGGGGAAGGGGGTCCCCCCTTTTTCTCGGCGCGGCTCAGAGAGGCGCAGTTATGACGATGACCCCCGCGTTTCGGGCCTTTGTTGCCCGCGAGTTTCACACCATTGACGAGGTTGCCGAGTTTGCCGGAATCGGCAGAGGGACCACCTATAAGGCGTTTCACGCCGGGGACCTCAAGGGCAAGCGGTACGGGCGGAGTATCAAAATCCGCACCCTTGACGCCCTGGCGTGGGCGGGGATTGACCCCGCCGAGCTGAGCAAAGTCGAGCGCCAGGACGCCGAGGAGCAGAAATGAAGCGGCCCCCGGTGAGGGGGGCGGCGCGGGATGACGTGGGCAGCGTCCCCGCCAGTGTACGGAACTCCAGCGGCATGCGGCCCCACGTCCGCTCTCGGCTCGGGTCGCTGGCTCGGGAGTGCGTCCGGAGCGCCGA encodes the following:
- the prfA gene encoding peptide chain release factor 1 — protein: MVSGAQGGRLEELAAEFSHIERAMGDPSVLANPAEYTRLTRRHRELTPVVTLHRERAEVAGALAQARELLADPELRELAAGEVESLTARLIELDAELEVLLLPTDPDDARDVILELRAGAGGAEAGLFAVDLLRMYTRYAEGAGLKLNVLEASESDLGGASRVVAEVTGEFAFRALKWERGVHRVQRVPATESQGRIHTSTVTVAVLPQVETGEVTLDLSEVRIDVFRSQGAGGQGVNTTDSAVRAVYRAGTPDEIVVVCQDGRSQIKNREKALQVLSARLAERERAAREAEERQTRAAQVGTGERSEKIRTYNYPQNRVTDHRLEGEVKNFALDSVVAGGLAPVVAALARQERERQLLDLAEAPDGAA
- a CDS encoding homoserine dehydrogenase, with the translated sequence MTVGLLGCGTVGQNVLRLLERRRGVFASMGVEVEVAGVLVRDLTRERDVPPGTPLRDDPAFLQECAVVIEALGGIEAPLALLSPYLRSGRPVITANKALLAERWDDLREHALAGRLYYEAAVMAGTPVIGPMSTVLRASTFIRLQAVLNGTCNYVLSQMEAGKPYADALAQAQALGYAEDPPTLDVGGFDTAHKLTVLARFCAHGDFPYSAVDIQGIEGVTLEHVQEAKAAGQRIKLVAELSPDGDGWHAQVAPQRLPMTHPLCNEGASRNALVYEGEECGPLIFAGGGAGGMVTASAMVGDLLDWVIGFPGHVPLH
- a CDS encoding helix-turn-helix domain-containing protein, which produces MTMTPAFRAFVAREFHTIDEVAEFAGIGRGTTYKAFHAGDLKGKRYGRSIKIRTLDALAWAGIDPAELSKVERQDAEEQK